A single genomic interval of Electrophorus electricus isolate fEleEle1 chromosome 2, fEleEle1.pri, whole genome shotgun sequence harbors:
- the fgl2a gene encoding fibrinogen-like 2a isoform X1: protein MQRIMVCVYSLLAMVLLYSDSVDVDASGLLEKAPVSDTCPQVRMKPAGQCKDEEECPYQITLPPLTIQLPKQFRMLEKTMKELQNLKETVRQLRSICLECREQADMGLHKDSTETSDKGRGDVHTRGPGNDSSGIAIRDIQVKMSRMATSLKNARGQINTMQGRLDELSHQSLGKMEAMVISKVENITSVISRLNNTCSSQCPVLASPAHIRVPSDCSDYQVMGQRKNGVYQITPDPKNGTFQVFCDMESYGGGWTMVQQRINGSLNFNRSWTDYKKGFGDVHGEFWLGNDRIHLLTKTRDMVLRIELEDFDGVREYAKYDMFYVANEFLKYRLSVSGYSGTAGDALHFSKSFNHDQKFFTTPDKDNDMYPSGNCGNYYGSGWWFDACMSANLNGKYYHKKYKGKRDGIFWSTWHNMTSEYYPTNYSFWSNGKHESRTDSKICLLYHCITTCSLELLENYLLSSFLCSSFASIFMILQNLLCIVGERELLFVTYQEKSM, encoded by the exons ATGCAACggatcatggtgtgtgtgtacagtctgCTGGCAATGGTGCTATTGTACTCGGACTCTGTGGACGTCGATGCCTCTGGCCTGCTAGAGAAAGCCCCTGTGTCCGACACCTGCCCTCAGGTGAGGATGAAGCCTGCTGGCCAGTGCAAAGATGAAGAGGAATGTCCCTACCAGatcaccctccctccccttaCCATCCAGCTGCCCAAGCAATTCCGTATGCTGGAGAAGACCATGAAGGAGCTACAGAACCTgaaggagacagtgagacagctgAGGAGCATCTGCCTGGAATGCAGAGAGCAGGCAGACATGGGTCTGcacaaagacagcacagagacttCTGATAAGGGCAGAGGGGACGTGCATACGAGAGGCCCCGGCAACGACAGCTCAGGCATTGCCATCCGGGACATACAGGTGAAGATGAGCCGCATGGCAACCAGCCTGAAAAATGCGCGAGGGCAGATCAACACCATGCAGGGGCGCCTGGATGAGCTCAGTCACCAGAGCTTGGGGAAAATGGAAGCCATGGTGATCAGTAAGGTAGAGAACATCACCAGCGTGATCAGCAGACTCAACAACACCTGCTCATCACAGTGCCCTGTACTGGCTTCCCCAGCAC ATATCAGAGTGCCTAGTGACTGCTCAGACTACCAAGTCATGGGTCAAAGAAAAAATGGAGTCTACCAGATTACCCCTGACCCCAAGAATGGGACCTTTCAGGTGTTTTGTGACATGGAGTCATATGGCGGGGGTTGGACCATGGTGCAGCAACGAATTAATGGCAGCTTGAATTTCAACCGCAGCTGGACCGACTACAAGAAGGGCTTCGGGGACGTACATGGGGAATTCTGGCTCGGTAATGACCGGATCCACCTGCTCACCAAGACGAGAGACATGGTTCTACGCATCGAGCTTGAGGATTTTGACGGTGTGCGCGAGTACGCAAAGTATGACATGTTCTATGTGGCAAATGAATTCCTCAAGTATCGTCTGTCTGTGAGCGGTTACTCTGGCACAGCTGGGGATGCCCTGCACTTCAGCAAGAGCTTCAACCATGATCAGAAGTTCTTCACCACCCCAGACAAGGACAATGACATGTACCCTTCGGGGAACTGTGGCAACTACTACGGATCAGGCTGGTGGTTTGATGCCTGCATGTCAGCCAACCTCAATGGCAAGTACTACCACAAAAAGTACAAAGGCAAGAGGGATGGCATCTTCTGGAGCACATGGCACAACATGACCAGCGAGTACTACCCAACCAATTACAG CTTCTGGTCAAATGGAAAACATGAAAGCAGGACCGACAGCAAGATCTGCCTTCTCTATCACTGCATCACTACCTGTAGTTTAGAACTCTTAGAGAATTACCTTCTGTCCAGTTTTTTATGCTCTTCCTTTGCTAGCATCTTCATGATACTTCAAAATCTTCTGTGCattgtgggagagagagagttactcTTCGTGACCTACCAAGAGAAGTCcatgtaa
- the ccdc146 gene encoding coiled-coil domain-containing protein 146 yields the protein MSDPKGSSNLSAGGHEEQGSSELEEPIYALAPEADSQEEHPNPISASPALQCLEELFALGKISGDKMVRLKASFNLLHATLRSSQESELKLLQEEKHFRTELEHQQQELEKAELFPDGQDTETSHMRKQILQFHNELRAAEEREYQMQYQLDCLQEEKICLEKDYGSQLKPVDEEKKYMALKESCEEMKKEIAQRREEIRGLAEDLEARTKQLQKEQQELEDKKGMIESREAELAQLLSMHGHLGKEIERITRKKMDVDTHKAALEKQLQDLAEVKTRMQVQCRQLDEERRAVARTLEGHRAHVEVIQRENSMLLKEMEMTKEKETVLLGQRGVLDINLSHSMVERKTLHETLAHRLREKERLLRHLKKMQLKLKVARDALLHTQEHYNQTKAQRDIMPGNDDLLRKMKDLQKEVDSLKLNLVHQQSVTDAEVHVVQQCVEQEQALIGESNRRRGQLHHLHALTHIKADERDQKSRELLKAQLRYSRIKQDVRGKQLQILEHKKQYQDIQTRLSVSAKLYDIVKHKRNKCVNLIQTATQRMVEMREKFKILENEIEILRTTAVNKDRLLQKARLKGVHSHAIRDSVKNDISKVALALQETRRQRDEQKLNIDQLTYTINAQKQDLLCMRQSHATVIQSWKKRSAQLLKREEEMHIYYEKVNMQECVIQEGSLEMQAIEEEIRSLTMLSNEERRKVNLTKKQVLCKRVLEEQCTLLQIQLSECKDCIIALGDQDLEERSQKLIGEDPSPVELIKKIEQLEVQLAEREAQLLEKELVYEQVTQLSERIRTKAENGKEDTLILAKKVNELQGRIKECTRQLMAVVAELAMWQAQALCLEQELRTREQQLDAGRCRLEQGLPPSNTIEHEWQRCLRHQCRRQADAEERARIAQEEEWSQHPNGVYTTAESRPNAYIPAVGSLPLPKPYGALAPFKPSEPGTNIRHIRKPQPKPIEI from the exons ATGAGTGATCCAAAAGGGAGCAGCAATCTTTCAGCCGGAGGTCATGAGGAGCAGGGTTCCAGTGAGCTGGAGGAGCCCATCTATGCATTAGCTCCAGAGGCTGATTCACAGGAAGAACATCCTAACCCTATCTCAGCCAGTCCAGCCCTGCAGTGTCTGGAGGAG CTCTTCGCACTGGGGAAGATCAGTGGGGATAAAATGGTGCGACTAAAGGCCAGTTTCAATCTTCTGCATGCCACCCTGAGGAG TTCTCAAGAGTCCGAGCTGAAACTACTGCAGGAGGAGAAGCACTTCCGCACTGAGCTGGAGCATcagcagcaggagctggagaaggccGAGCTGTTCCCAGATGGCCAGGACACAGAAACCAGCCACATGAGGAAGCAGATCCTCCAGTTCCACAACGAGCTCCGAGCGGCCGAGGAGAGGGAGTACCAGATGCAGTACCAGCTCGACTG TCTGCAAGAGGAAAAGATTTGTCTTGAGAAAGACTATGGGAGCCAACTCAAGCCTGTA GATGAAGAGAAGAAGTACATGGCCCTGAAGGAGAGCTGTGAGGAGATGAAGAAGGAGATTGCCCAGCGGCGGGAGGAGATCAGGGGTTTAGCCGAAGACCTGGAGGCCCGCACCAAACAGCTGCAGAAGGAGCAGCAGGAACTAGAGGACAAGAAGGGGATGATCGAGAGCAGGGAG GCTGAACTGGCTCAGCTGCTCTCCATGCATGGTCATCTGGGGAAAGAGATTGAGAGAATCACACGCAAAAAGAT gGACGTGGATACACATAAGGCTGCGCTGGAGAAACAGCTGCAAGACCTGGCGGAGGTGAAGACGAGGATGCAGGTGCAGTGCAGGCAGCTGGATGAGGAACGGCGGGCCGTGGCGAGGACACTGGAGGGCCACAGGGCTCACGTTGAGGTCATACAGAGGGAGAACAGCATGCTGCTCAAAGAGATGGAAATGACCAAGGAGAAGGAGACCGTCCTCCTGGGACAGAG AGGCGTGTTGGACATCAACCTGAGCCACAGCATGGTGGAGAGGAAGACCCTCCACGAGACCCTGGCACACCGGCTacgagagaaggagaggctgCTGCGGCACCTCAAGAAGATGCAGCTTAAGCTGAAGGTGGCCAGAGACGCTCTGCTCCACACGCAGGAGCACTACAACCAAACCAAGGCCCAG AGGGATATAATGCCTGGGAATGATGACTTGCTACGGAAAATGAAGGATCTGCAAAAGGAAGTAGACAGCCTCAAACTGAACTTAGTTCATCAG CAGTCAGTAACAGATGCTGAGGTCCATGTGGTGCAGCAGTGTGTAGAGCAGGAGCAGGCTCTGATAGGGGAGTCTAATCGGCGCCGAGGGCAACTGCACCACCTTCATGCCCTGACGCACATCAAAGCAGACGAGAGAGATCAGAAGAGCCGCGAGCTGCTCAAAGCTCAG TTAAGATACAGCCGAATCAAACAGGATGTGCGGGGCAAACAGCTACAGATTCTGGAGCACAAGAAGCAGTACCAGGACATTCAGACACG ACTGAGCGTGTCTGCCAAGTTGTACGACATTGTCAAGCACAAGCGGAACAAGTGTGTGAACCTGATCCAGACTGCTACCCAGCGCATGGTAGAGATGAGGGAGAAGTTCAAAATCCTGGAGAATGAGATTGAGATCCTGCGCACCACTGCAGTCAATAAAGACAG GCTGCTGCAGAAGGCCCGTCTGAAAGGTGTCCACAGCCATGCGATCAGGGACAGCGTGAAGAATGACATCTCCAAAGTGGCCTTGGCACTCCAGGAGACGCGGCGGCAGAGAGATGAGCAGAAGCTAAACATAGACCAGCTTACATACACCATCAATGCCCAGAAGCAGGATCTGCTGTGCATGCGCCAGAGCCACGCCACCGTCATCCAGAGCTGGAAAAAGCG GAGTGCACAGCTGttgaagagagaggaggagatgcaTATCTATTATGAGAAGGTGAATATGCAAGAGTGTGTGATCCAGGAGGGCTCCCTGGAGATGCAGGCCATAGAAGAGGAGATCCGTTCCCTCACAATGCTCAGcaatgaggagaggaggaaagtcAACCTGACCAAGAAACAGGTGTTGTGCAAGAGAGTTCTGGAGGAGCAGTGCACCTTACTGCAGATTCAG CTGTCAGAGTGTAAGGACTGCATCATTGCCCTGGGGGACCAGGATCTAGAGGAACGATCACAAAAGCTGATTGGTGAAGATCCATCCCCTGTAGAGCTCATTAAGAAGATAGAACAG ttgGAGGTACAgttggcagagagagaggcccaGCTGCTGGAGAAGGAGCTGGTTTATGAGCAGGTAACCCAGTTGTCGGAGCGCATTCGCACCAAGGCAGAGAATGGAAAGGAAGACACACTGATACTGGCAAAGAAG GTGAACGAGCTCCAGGGCCGCATCAAGGAATGCACCAGGCAACTGATGGCAGTGGTGGCAGAGCTGGCCATGTGGCAGGCGCAGGCACTGTGCCTGGAGCAGGAGCTGCGCACGCGGGAGCAGCAGCTGGATGCGGGCCGCTGCAGGCTGGAGCAGGGCCTGCCGCCCTCCAACACCATCGAGCACGAGTGGCAGCGCTGCCTCCGTCACCAGTGCAGAAGGCAGGCAGACGCGGAAGAGCGAGCCCGG ATTGCTCAGGAGGAAGAATGGAGTCAGCACCCAAACGGAGTGTACACCACAGCAGAGTCCCGACCCAATGCTTACATCCCAGCTGTGGGCTCCCTGCCCCTCCCCAAGCCCTACGGTGCTCTGGCCCCCTTCAAACCCAGCGAGCCCGGGACCAACATCCGACATATCCGCAAACCTCAACCCAAGCCCATTGAGATCTAG
- the fgl2a gene encoding fibrinogen-like 2a isoform X2, producing the protein MQRIMVCVYSLLAMVLLYSDSVDVDASGLLEKAPVSDTCPQVRMKPAGQCKDEEECPYQITLPPLTIQLPKQFRMLEKTMKELQNLKETVRQLRSICLECREQADMGLHKDSTETSDKGRGDVHTRGPGNDSSGIAIRDIQVKMSRMATSLKNARGQINTMQGRLDELSHQSLGKMEAMVISKVENITSVISRLNNTCSSQCPVLASPAHIRVPSDCSDYQVMGQRKNGVYQITPDPKNGTFQVFCDMESYGGGWTMVQQRINGSLNFNRSWTDYKKGFGDVHGEFWLGNDRIHLLTKTRDMVLRIELEDFDGVREYAKYDMFYVANEFLKYRLSVSGYSGTAGDALHFSKSFNHDQKFFTTPDKDNDMYPSGNCGNYYGSGWWFDACMSANLNGKYYHKKYKGKRDGIFWSTWHNMTSEYYPTNYRQAFKTVKMMIRPKNYAP; encoded by the exons ATGCAACggatcatggtgtgtgtgtacagtctgCTGGCAATGGTGCTATTGTACTCGGACTCTGTGGACGTCGATGCCTCTGGCCTGCTAGAGAAAGCCCCTGTGTCCGACACCTGCCCTCAGGTGAGGATGAAGCCTGCTGGCCAGTGCAAAGATGAAGAGGAATGTCCCTACCAGatcaccctccctccccttaCCATCCAGCTGCCCAAGCAATTCCGTATGCTGGAGAAGACCATGAAGGAGCTACAGAACCTgaaggagacagtgagacagctgAGGAGCATCTGCCTGGAATGCAGAGAGCAGGCAGACATGGGTCTGcacaaagacagcacagagacttCTGATAAGGGCAGAGGGGACGTGCATACGAGAGGCCCCGGCAACGACAGCTCAGGCATTGCCATCCGGGACATACAGGTGAAGATGAGCCGCATGGCAACCAGCCTGAAAAATGCGCGAGGGCAGATCAACACCATGCAGGGGCGCCTGGATGAGCTCAGTCACCAGAGCTTGGGGAAAATGGAAGCCATGGTGATCAGTAAGGTAGAGAACATCACCAGCGTGATCAGCAGACTCAACAACACCTGCTCATCACAGTGCCCTGTACTGGCTTCCCCAGCAC ATATCAGAGTGCCTAGTGACTGCTCAGACTACCAAGTCATGGGTCAAAGAAAAAATGGAGTCTACCAGATTACCCCTGACCCCAAGAATGGGACCTTTCAGGTGTTTTGTGACATGGAGTCATATGGCGGGGGTTGGACCATGGTGCAGCAACGAATTAATGGCAGCTTGAATTTCAACCGCAGCTGGACCGACTACAAGAAGGGCTTCGGGGACGTACATGGGGAATTCTGGCTCGGTAATGACCGGATCCACCTGCTCACCAAGACGAGAGACATGGTTCTACGCATCGAGCTTGAGGATTTTGACGGTGTGCGCGAGTACGCAAAGTATGACATGTTCTATGTGGCAAATGAATTCCTCAAGTATCGTCTGTCTGTGAGCGGTTACTCTGGCACAGCTGGGGATGCCCTGCACTTCAGCAAGAGCTTCAACCATGATCAGAAGTTCTTCACCACCCCAGACAAGGACAATGACATGTACCCTTCGGGGAACTGTGGCAACTACTACGGATCAGGCTGGTGGTTTGATGCCTGCATGTCAGCCAACCTCAATGGCAAGTACTACCACAAAAAGTACAAAGGCAAGAGGGATGGCATCTTCTGGAGCACATGGCACAACATGACCAGCGAGTACTACCCAACCAATTACAGGCAAGCATTTAAAACAGTCAAGATGATGATCAGACCAAAAAACTATGCACCCTAA